The genomic window ATAAGTACGAATAGTGTATAGTAAGAGCCGTAAGAGAACACAAAGGATTTGTTTGTTTGAACTTTCTTCCTATTTATGGTAAACTATGTACAAGTAATGATACTAAGTGTGAGTGAGCGGGTTTCTGCTCACTCTTTTTAATGGCATCGATCAGGAGCCTTGAGTTGCCAATGGTACGTTACATCTAATCTCGAAGGAGGCGAAAATTTTGAGTAGTGTCGTGGAAACTGTTACTGAGTTAGTCACACCGATCTTGAAAGAGCAGAATTTTGAACTTGTAGATATAGAGTTTGTCAAGGAAGGGAAGAACTGGTTTTTACGAGTGTTTATTGATAAAACAGGTGGCATTGATATAGAAGAATGTGCATTTGTCAGTGAGCAATTAAGTGAACGACTGGATGCAATAGAACCAGATCCGATTCCGCAGGCCTATTTTCTCGAGGTCTCTTCTCCGGGGGCAGAACGTCCATTGAAGAAGGAAGCTGACTATGAAAACGCAGTGGGAGAGTACATCCATCTTTCTTTCTATCAAGCTGTAGAAGGCGAAAAACAGATCGAAGGAACACTGAAAAGCTTTGACAAAGAAACAGTCACCTTGACAGTGAAAATCAAAACAAGAACAAAAGAATTGGTCATCGATCGA from Enterococcus sp. 9E7_DIV0242 includes these protein-coding regions:
- the rimP gene encoding ribosome maturation factor RimP; this encodes MSSVVETVTELVTPILKEQNFELVDIEFVKEGKNWFLRVFIDKTGGIDIEECAFVSEQLSERLDAIEPDPIPQAYFLEVSSPGAERPLKKEADYENAVGEYIHLSFYQAVEGEKQIEGTLKSFDKETVTLTVKIKTRTKELVIDRKNIAKARLAIKF